The Streptomyces sp. CC0208 genome window below encodes:
- a CDS encoding GAF domain-containing protein, with amino-acid sequence MPLSPTHVTHLATVDTAGAARVLNDIRSATLSGRRTPLAPRPVIEESWSRMLRSGVDPDHDFRSGLLPPEEVRRRRETTRLRHVLPVLREGLLSVADVAHHIMVVADDDGRVLWREGSSRVLRKADGTGFELGADWRENVVGTNGVGTPVVVRRPVQVFASEHFVRSQASWTCTGAPIKDPRDGRLIGVVDVSGPLDTMHPATLAWVDSVAKLAESRLRELHLASLEQLRAVAAPVLARLTGRALVVDRDGWTAAVTGMPYPNRIALPKSPSPGRRWLPALGLCTLEPLAGGWLVRASDEPEPQGATRVVLDLAHPRRWTVTVSGDAGTWVHELSPRHAELLYLLALHRSGRSAAGLAQDMFGDPGRTVTVRAEMSRVRRYLGVFLDHRPYRFCEDAEVEVLLPASPGDLLPHSTAPAVLEARASAETG; translated from the coding sequence GTGCCGCTCTCGCCGACGCATGTGACCCACCTAGCCACCGTGGACACGGCAGGCGCAGCCCGGGTACTGAACGACATCCGCTCCGCCACCCTGTCCGGCCGGCGCACGCCCCTCGCCCCGCGCCCGGTGATCGAGGAGTCCTGGAGCCGGATGCTGCGCAGCGGCGTCGACCCGGACCACGATTTCCGGTCAGGTCTGCTGCCCCCCGAGGAGGTGCGGCGGCGCCGGGAGACCACGCGGCTCAGGCATGTTCTGCCGGTGCTCAGGGAGGGGCTGCTGTCGGTCGCGGACGTCGCCCACCACATCATGGTGGTCGCCGACGACGACGGCCGGGTGTTGTGGCGGGAGGGCAGCTCCCGCGTGCTGCGCAAGGCCGACGGCACCGGCTTCGAACTCGGCGCCGACTGGCGGGAGAACGTCGTCGGCACGAACGGCGTCGGCACCCCGGTGGTGGTGCGCCGCCCCGTCCAGGTATTCGCCTCCGAGCACTTCGTGCGCTCCCAGGCCTCCTGGACCTGCACCGGCGCCCCCATCAAGGACCCGCGGGACGGCCGGCTGATCGGTGTGGTCGACGTGAGCGGGCCGCTGGACACCATGCACCCGGCGACCCTCGCCTGGGTCGACTCGGTGGCCAAGCTCGCCGAGTCCCGGCTGCGCGAGCTGCATCTGGCCTCGCTGGAGCAACTGCGGGCCGTGGCGGCGCCGGTGCTCGCCCGGCTCACCGGCCGGGCCCTCGTGGTGGACCGGGACGGCTGGACGGCGGCCGTGACCGGAATGCCGTACCCGAACCGGATCGCCCTGCCCAAGTCGCCCTCGCCGGGCCGCCGATGGCTGCCGGCGCTCGGTCTGTGCACCCTGGAACCGCTGGCGGGCGGCTGGTTGGTCCGCGCCAGCGACGAACCGGAGCCGCAGGGCGCCACCCGGGTCGTGCTGGACCTCGCGCATCCGCGCCGCTGGACGGTGACGGTGTCGGGCGACGCGGGCACCTGGGTTCACGAACTCAGCCCCCGGCACGCCGAATTGCTCTACCTGCTGGCCCTGCACCGCTCGGGCCGCAGCGCGGCCGGCCTGGCACAGGACATGTTCGGCGATCCGGGCCGCACAGTGACCGTACGTGCGGAGATGTCCCGGGTACGGCGCTATCTCGGGGTGTTCCTGGACCACCGACCGTATCGTTTCTGCGAGGACGCCGAGGTCGAGGTGCTGCTGCCGGCCAGTCCGGGCGACCTGCTGCCCCACTCGACGGCCCCGGCCGTGCTCGAGGCCCGTGCCAGTGCCGAGACCGGGTGA